In Pseudobythopirellula maris, a single window of DNA contains:
- a CDS encoding serine/threonine-protein kinase, whose product MAGIGKIFRAFLSGSKVDIALRYEILREAVSGTMSDFVMARDRESGDIVGLKVLDKQKTEFHEARFKGLSKPTEGEIAMQIEHPHVVKTLLHGVTTKNEQYLVMEFLDGPGLNSLIIGRSKLLDGNRLALMRQAAEGLDAVHKAGFIHRDICPRNFVCSKDATSLKLIDFGLTVPAEKEYMQPGNRTGTPNYMAPEVVRRRPTDKRLDIYSFGASMYEMFAFELPWQRGADGRAAMTHGANEIPPLSHYYPPISPELERLILHCLETEPAKRPSSMETICNTLKRMKHEDVAP is encoded by the coding sequence ATGGCCGGCATCGGCAAAATCTTTCGCGCGTTCCTCTCCGGCAGCAAGGTCGACATCGCCCTGCGCTACGAGATCCTGCGCGAGGCGGTCTCCGGCACGATGTCTGACTTCGTCATGGCCCGCGATCGGGAGTCGGGCGATATCGTCGGACTGAAGGTGCTCGACAAACAAAAAACCGAGTTCCACGAGGCGCGTTTCAAGGGGCTCAGCAAGCCGACCGAGGGGGAGATCGCCATGCAGATCGAGCACCCCCACGTGGTCAAAACCTTGCTGCACGGCGTCACGACCAAGAACGAGCAATACCTCGTGATGGAGTTCCTCGACGGCCCGGGGCTCAACTCGCTGATCATCGGCCGCAGCAAGCTGCTCGACGGGAACCGGCTCGCCTTGATGCGGCAGGCGGCCGAGGGGCTCGACGCGGTTCACAAAGCGGGGTTCATCCACCGCGACATCTGCCCGCGCAACTTTGTTTGCTCCAAAGACGCCACTTCGCTCAAGCTGATCGACTTCGGGCTGACCGTGCCGGCCGAGAAGGAATACATGCAGCCCGGCAACCGGACCGGCACGCCCAACTACATGGCCCCCGAGGTCGTGCGGCGGCGGCCGACCGACAAGCGACTCGACATCTACTCGTTCGGCGCGTCGATGTACGAGATGTTCGCGTTCGAGCTGCCCTGGCAGCGCGGCGCCGATGGGCGGGCGGCGATGACGCACGGCGCCAACGAGATCCCGCCGCTCAGCCACTACTACCCGCCGATCTCGCCGGAGCTGGAGCGGCTGATCCTGCACTGCCTCGAGACCGAGCCCGCCAAGCGGCCCAGCTCGATGGAAACGATCTGCAACACGCTCAAGCGGATGAAGCACGAAGACGTTGCCCCTTAA
- a CDS encoding polysaccharide deacetylase family protein yields MKKFLATPAMGLAALSLLLLAPAAASAGEDWARLLGYPEGKRVVILHAHDMGLCYESNAAVAQLIDGQTPDKDKPSQGDPTPISASVMPPAPWFSHAAELAAARPGVDIGLQLTLNSEWPQYRWRPLSGEALASSLYDGDGCMWRSVRQVAINADRDDVEREIRWQLLSAERKGMKPTHLTTHLGALYARPDLAELYLDLARRHWIPAVVVDLTPELAERFAAQGFPVPDRLLAALEEYPLPKLKDLRIVPAADSYDEKVEATIALIGELPAGLSQVAFAPAIDSPALRAITPSWRQFVWDRDLWQDERVKQAMEDSGVVVTTWVEVMERFDGASR; encoded by the coding sequence ATGAAAAAATTCCTCGCCACACCAGCCATGGGGCTGGCGGCTCTAAGCTTGTTGTTGCTGGCCCCCGCGGCTGCGAGCGCGGGCGAAGACTGGGCCCGACTGCTCGGCTACCCCGAGGGCAAGCGGGTCGTGATCCTGCACGCCCACGACATGGGCCTGTGCTACGAGAGCAACGCCGCCGTGGCCCAGCTGATCGATGGCCAAACGCCCGATAAAGACAAACCGTCGCAAGGCGACCCGACGCCGATCTCGGCCAGTGTGATGCCCCCGGCGCCGTGGTTCTCGCACGCCGCCGAGTTGGCCGCCGCGCGTCCCGGCGTCGACATCGGTCTGCAGCTCACCCTCAACAGCGAGTGGCCCCAGTACCGCTGGCGGCCGCTGAGCGGCGAGGCGCTCGCCTCCTCGCTGTACGACGGCGACGGCTGCATGTGGCGTTCGGTGCGACAGGTCGCGATCAACGCCGACCGCGACGACGTCGAACGCGAGATCCGCTGGCAACTGCTCAGCGCCGAGCGCAAAGGCATGAAGCCCACCCACCTGACCACGCACCTCGGGGCGCTCTACGCGCGGCCCGACCTGGCGGAGCTGTACCTCGACCTCGCCCGCCGGCATTGGATCCCGGCCGTGGTGGTCGACCTCACGCCGGAGCTCGCCGAGCGATTCGCCGCCCAAGGATTCCCCGTGCCCGACCGGCTGCTGGCGGCGCTGGAGGAGTACCCGCTGCCCAAGCTCAAAGACCTGCGCATCGTGCCGGCCGCCGACAGCTACGACGAGAAGGTCGAGGCGACCATCGCGCTGATCGGCGAGCTGCCGGCGGGGCTCTCGCAGGTGGCCTTCGCCCCGGCGATCGACTCGCCGGCGCTCCGTGCGATCACGCCGAGCTGGCGGCAGTTCGTTTGGGACCGCGACCTGTGGCAAGACGAGCGGGTCAAGCAGGCGATGGAGGACTCGGGCGTGGTCGTCACCACGTGGGTCGAGGTCATGGAGCGGTTCGACGGGGCGTCGCGATGA
- a CDS encoding small basic protein codes for MTIDKSLKVKAGATANRSVLTRVERIEKLMEQNRFGDSDSPFGIPKVRVRKLQMKKKKKKEKDEDDK; via the coding sequence ATGACCATCGATAAGTCTCTCAAAGTCAAAGCGGGCGCCACCGCCAACCGCAGCGTCCTCACCCGGGTCGAGCGGATCGAGAAGCTCATGGAACAGAATCGCTTCGGAGACAGCGATTCGCCGTTCGGCATCCCCAAGGTGCGGGTCCGCAAGCTGCAGATGAAGAAGAAAAAGAAGAAGGAGAAGGACGAAGACGACAAGTAA